CCATAGAGGTGCCGGAAACCGGGGACGCGCCCCGAATCGTTTGAATACCGGTCGATTCATAGGCTCACTTCTCCAATCGTACCGGCACGCGGACCTGCTCGAAAATCGCGCCGAGAACGGAAGAGATCGTGGCTCCGTCCATGCGGGCTTCCGTATGAAGAATCATCCGATGGCCGAGCACATAGGGAGCAAGGTACTTAATATCATCCGGAATGACATAATCTCTTCCTTGCAGAAAAGCAAATGATTTGGAAGCAAGCACTAGCGACAGTGTAGCTCGCGGACTTGCTCCTAGGAACACAGCTTGATGATCGCGTGTTTTGCGAGCTATGGCCACTAAATAATCGCCAACAGCTTCATCCAGATGAACATGCTTTACCTGATCTTGAATCGAGAGCACCTCCGCGGTGTTCATTACAGCTTGCAGCGACTCCATCGGGTGCAATTTGCTCTGGGAAGCAATCATCAGCTTCTCGGCAGCTTCACTCGGATATCCCAAACTTAGCTTAATCATGAAACGGTCCAACTGTGCTTCCGGCAATATGTATGTGCCTTCGAAATCAATCGGATTCTGCGTAGCGAGCATCAGAAACGGCGAAGGAAGTTCATGAATATCCCCGTCAACCGTGATATGCTGTTCTTCCATCGCTTCCAGAAGCGCTGACTGGGTTTTGGTCGTAGCCCGATTGATCTCATCGACGAGTAAAATATTCGTCATAATCGGTCCTGAACGGAACAGAAACTTCTCTTCTTTGGGATGATATATAGAAACACCGGTAATATCCGAAGGTAGTAAATCGGGATTGCATTGAATGCGGCGAAATTGACCGTCTATTGAGCGAGCCAGTGCTTTGATAAGGACTGTCTTGCCTGTTCCAGGAACATCTTCCAGCAAAACATGTCCGCCGGCCAGCATCGCAGTAAGTAATAATTCAATCTCAGAGCTCTTGCCAAGTATGCAGGATTCTAAATTCGCTTTCAGCCTAGCCAGAACTTCTACATGATGATGGGTGGCAGTTTCCATGTCTTGATCCTCCTTAAAGTTTGCGTTGCCATTGGGCGAATTTCCGCCCTTATGTCCAAATTAGGTTGGAATAACTACAAAAAGTGCGTAAATCCAGTTTACAGCAAAGCTTTTCGTCCGTATACTTGTAATTCCTCTAAATTTATTTGTTAAAATTAACCATGCTGTTTAGACGCAAAACAAGCCCTTTCGGTTCGATCCAAAAGGGCTTGTTTATCACTTTATTTATCCTTTGGGTTTCACAAAGACGGCAGCTATGAAAGAGAAGATAATGGCTGCCGAAATCCCCGCGCTTGTGACCTTGAAAATACCGGTAATGATGCCGATATAGCCATCTTTGTGCAGCTCTTCAAGGGCGCCGTGCACGAGCGCATTGCCAAAGCTGGTGATCGGAACGGTAGCGCCAGCACCAGCGAATTCAATGAAAGGATCGTACAAGTTGCAACCATCCGCGATTGCTCCTAAAACGACGAGCGTACTCATCGTATGTGCAGGTGTCAGTTTCCCTACATCCATGAGCAATTGCCCGAACACGCAAATCGCGCCGCCGATAATAAAAGCCCATACAAAACTCATGCGTACAACCCCCCAGACTCAATAGAAACTGCATGCGCTATACAAGGAATGCTCTCCCCTTGTTGGAAGGAAAGCGGAGAAAGCAATGCGCCCGTCGCGACGACGAGAATACGCTTGAGCTCGCCCTTCTTCATCCGTTTGAGCAAATGCCCATAGGTGACGGTTGCCGAGCAGCCGCAGCCGCTACCCCCCGCTTGAACGCTTTGCTTCTCCCTGTCGTAGACGAGCAAACCACAGTCGCTGTAGGTCGTTTGCTCGATCGGCACCTTGTGCTTGGCGAACAGCTCCCGCGCAATGTTCACCCCAACCTCCGCCAGGTCTCCGGTGATGATCAGATCGTAGTAGCCAGGCTCGCGATCGAGATCGCGGAGATGCGCCTGGATCGTATCCACGGCTGCGGGCGCCATCGCCGCGCCCATGTTGAACGGATCGGTGATGCCCATATCGACGATCCGACCGATCGTAGCTGAGGTGACGACAGGTCCGTCACCGGACGTGCCCAGCACGGCGACACCAGCGCCGGTTACGGTGTACTGCGCCGTCGGCGGCTTCTGAGAGCCGTATTCCGTCGGATAACGGAACTGTTTCTCCGCCGTGCAGTTGTGGCTGCAGGTGCCTGCCATCACATGCTTGGCGGCGCCTGAATCGACCAGCTGTGCGGCGAGTGCCAGACCTTCCATGGAGGTCGAGCAAGCACCGAACAAGCCAAGATACGGCATCCCCAGTGTGCGGGCAGCGAACGTGTTGGAGATGATCTGGTTCATCAGATCCCCTCCAAGATAGAACTGAATCTGGCCGCCAGTCAGCCCTGCGTTATCCAATGCACGCTGTGCGGCTTCTTCCAGCAGGACCTTTTCCGCTTTCTCCCATGTTTTTTGGCCCATCGTCAAATCGTCATGCACAAGATCAAAATCATCCGCGATTGGCCCTTTTCCCTCGTCAGGCCCGACAACAGTACCCGTCGATAGGATGACGGGCCGATTTGGAAAAATCCAGCTTTGATGCCCCTTGAGCATATGGTCAACTCCCGCCCATAATAATGAGATGCACAATGCCAACGAAAAAAGCAGCAACGGTTCCAAATACAATAACTGAGCCCGCTAATTTGAACATGTTGCCGCCAACCCCGAGAACAAGCCCTTCTGCCCGGTGCTCAATCGCTGCGGAGCATAGGGAGTTTGCAAAACCGGTAACAGGCACCGCGCTGCCTGCCCCTGCCCATTGAGCAATTTTGTCGTAGACGCCAAAGCTTGTTAAAATGACAGAAATGATGATCATGGTAGCCACCGTCGGATTTCCGGCCGTCTTCTCCGTAAAGCCAAACCAGCTGACATACATATGCATAAAGCATTCCCCAATTAAACAAATAACGCCTCCGACCAAAAAGGCGCGCACGCAATTTTTCAAAACAGGGCGTTTGGGTTCTTGCTCCTTCGCCAACTTCTGATATTCCTGCTGCGTCATGGTCAATGTTTTTTTCTTGTTGTTCGCCATGCCTTTCCCTCCAATTCATCCAAGTGCCTAGCTTCTCAAGATGGTTGTGACTGATTGAATGACTTTCGTTAGCTGCTCGGAGCATGACTCATACATCATCTTGGCTTGCTCATGCTTCGTCGTAAGTGAGAATAGCTCCAAATCCGCTTCACACTTTTTCAAGGTGGCAAGCAGCATGGGTCTTGCACTTGGCGCCGGAACCTGGAGTTTGTCATCAAATAAATCTACGGTGAGCTCCCCGTGGGTATCTACTTGGCCAAGGAAAACATTCTCTATGGTTACGCCTATTTTATCCAGTTCCTCATGCAACCATCCACGACCTTTGCCTGCCGCAGCGAGCGGCTCATTCTGAATTTCACCATCTATCACGACCGTTTGCGTGGGCTTTTCCGTTACTAATTTCATGTTCAAATGCTTCGGTGTCAAGGGCTGCAGCTCGCTTTTGAGGAGCACACTGATATCTCCACTGGCTTCCAGCATGGCAAACTCCACATCCGCAACGCGAAAGACGCTCTTGGTGCGCAATTGTTCCAACAGCTCGTCCGCCGTAAACCTTTCTTTTTTCAAATTATCCTCCAGTACTTTCCCTTCTTTGATCAGGACAGTCCCTCTGCCATCAACCCAGTTGCGCAAGGTTTTGCTTTTCAGCGTGAGCAATTCCATTCCAAGGGGGACGAAGCACCAAACAAGAATGGCGATAACGCCATGTCCGAAATTCGCTTCCACATCCGTGGAAATCACCCCTGCCAGGTCTCCAAGGGTAATCCCGATCACATACTCGAAAAACGTTAATTGAGATATCTGTTTTTTTCCTAAAATCCTCGTTAAAACAAACAATAAAACCAAAGTTGACGTAGCTCTTACTACAATATGCAACCAATCCGGCATCGCCGTATCCTCCCTTACCTATCACTCCAATCCATGTCATTATGTGCTTTTTGGAGGTCAAGTATCATTAATTTGCAATGGGTTTATTTGTTATTTATGTAAAAGGCAAATCGGGGCATATTAAATAGCGCAAACAAGGTGATTGACACCACAGATATCATTCTTGCTGCAAAATTCTATTACGAGGTGAACCTTCATGACCGTGTCCGCACAGGTAAAAACAACGTTGGCTTCTCTAAAAAGCGCACAAGCTAGCTTAGAAACATTCGCGCTCAGCACACAAAATCAAGAAGCTAAGCAGTTGTATGAAACTGCGGCCAAATCCACCCAAGACATCGTCACTCAAGTTTCTTCCCGTGTCCAGCAATTAGAAAATGAAGAACCTCAATATAAAGGGTTCTAAACAAGCCAAAACAGCCGCTTGCGCGAGATGCGCGAGCGGCTGTTTTTATTGTTATTTTATAAAAAACAAATAAGCAACAAAGTAAGCAAGACATACAAAACTAAGATTAGAAGAATGAGTTCCTCTTTCTGCAACTCTTCTGGCATAAAAGCCGCCCTCGTTTCCGGGTGATTTGCTTGCTTATTGCACGGGCTGGCCGGATGCTTTTCTCAGCTCATTGGCCAACCGATTAAACTCCGCTCTTGCCTGTTGGTCATTCGTTGCAAAATAAGCTGCTGACAAAAAGGCAATCACCTTGTTCGCATCTTCTACACTTAACATGGGAGCAATCCCCTTTCTTATTTGCCGGTCCAGTAATCAAAGGTCAGCGCTTTGTTTGTGAAAAATGCATAAGGCAAGTAACAATAACCGTGGTCTCCCCAAGCTTTCCCCCAAGAATTTCGAGCGATGATGTAGCCCTTGCCTTTGCTCTTGCCGTCTTTATAACCGACAGCCAACAGCGCATGTCCGCCTAGCACCAGTTCTTTCTTGCGATTAGGGTAAGGAATTTTCCCCGTTCTTGCCGCTGCAGCACCTTCAAAAGATTCGTACAGCCTTATGCCAAATACAACAGGCTGCCCGTCTGCTAGAGCCGCTTTGATGCCAGCCAAGTCATGGATGCGATGGTAACTGCCGATACGATAGGAGCTTGCCGCTTGCTCCGCTTCTTCATCCGGCTTCACTTTATATTGGTTTATGCGATATGGCCACTCCGTTTCAGGACACACGCCTACTTTGTGCAGCACCTTCATCCCGTCACGGACAGTTGCTCCGGCATCTTGATTGACGCTGCCTTCGAGCTTCCGTTCATGCCAATAATGGAATAAGCGAGACAACCGAATGTTAGAATCGCTTTCGCGGCGCAGCCAATATTCACGCAGTCCACTTACAATGGCATTGGATGTGCATGAGCCAAGCTGCCCTTGATTCACGATAGGTGATAACTGCTTCCGCAAGTCCATTTGCCGAGGCAGTTGCGATTCATGAACATAATTAGCACTGCGATAAAAATAATCACGAAAATCACGTTGATCTCGTTTTACTTTGTAAATACGCATCGGTTACCTCCCTCGATTCCTAGTGACGGAATTAAAGGCAGTATATTCACCCATGGGCAAGAGCGTGCCAAAAAACCTAGCCGTAGGCTAGGTTAGGTTCAACAGCAGCCATTTGAACAAATAAGCACCTTAAGGCTGCCTTATTTGTTCATGACTCGCCTATAAATAGATTCATAGCGTTTGGTCATTCGAGAGGTTGTAAACCGACGAATGACATAGCGTCTAAGCTCATGTGGTTTTGGGAAGTTCCCTTGCCGGACTTTGGCAACCATTTCAGGAACTGATCTACAGATTAACTGTGGGAAACCAGCCATCACCTCGGGAACAGCGCCGCGA
Above is a genomic segment from Paenibacillus sp. HWE-109 containing:
- the spoVAC gene encoding stage V sporulation protein AC, with translation MANNKKKTLTMTQQEYQKLAKEQEPKRPVLKNCVRAFLVGGVICLIGECFMHMYVSWFGFTEKTAGNPTVATMIIISVILTSFGVYDKIAQWAGAGSAVPVTGFANSLCSAAIEHRAEGLVLGVGGNMFKLAGSVIVFGTVAAFFVGIVHLIIMGGS
- a CDS encoding AAA family ATPase, whose translation is METATHHHVEVLARLKANLESCILGKSSEIELLLTAMLAGGHVLLEDVPGTGKTVLIKALARSIDGQFRRIQCNPDLLPSDITGVSIYHPKEEKFLFRSGPIMTNILLVDEINRATTKTQSALLEAMEEQHITVDGDIHELPSPFLMLATQNPIDFEGTYILPEAQLDRFMIKLSLGYPSEAAEKLMIASQSKLHPMESLQAVMNTAEVLSIQDQVKHVHLDEAVGDYLVAIARKTRDHQAVFLGASPRATLSLVLASKSFAFLQGRDYVIPDDIKYLAPYVLGHRMILHTEARMDGATISSVLGAIFEQVRVPVRLEK
- a CDS encoding DUF1657 domain-containing protein; its protein translation is MTVSAQVKTTLASLKSAQASLETFALSTQNQEAKQLYETAAKSTQDIVTQVSSRVQQLENEEPQYKGF
- a CDS encoding N-acetylmuramoyl-L-alanine amidase encodes the protein MLSVEDANKVIAFLSAAYFATNDQQARAEFNRLANELRKASGQPVQ
- a CDS encoding C1 family peptidase; the encoded protein is MRIYKVKRDQRDFRDYFYRSANYVHESQLPRQMDLRKQLSPIVNQGQLGSCTSNAIVSGLREYWLRRESDSNIRLSRLFHYWHERKLEGSVNQDAGATVRDGMKVLHKVGVCPETEWPYRINQYKVKPDEEAEQAASSYRIGSYHRIHDLAGIKAALADGQPVVFGIRLYESFEGAAAARTGKIPYPNRKKELVLGGHALLAVGYKDGKSKGKGYIIARNSWGKAWGDHGYCYLPYAFFTNKALTFDYWTGK
- the spoVAE gene encoding stage V sporulation protein AE, with the translated sequence MSFVWAFIIGGAICVFGQLLMDVGKLTPAHTMSTLVVLGAIADGCNLYDPFIEFAGAGATVPITSFGNALVHGALEELHKDGYIGIITGIFKVTSAGISAAIIFSFIAAVFVKPKG
- a CDS encoding DUF421 domain-containing protein, whose protein sequence is MPDWLHIVVRATSTLVLLFVLTRILGKKQISQLTFFEYVIGITLGDLAGVISTDVEANFGHGVIAILVWCFVPLGMELLTLKSKTLRNWVDGRGTVLIKEGKVLEDNLKKERFTADELLEQLRTKSVFRVADVEFAMLEASGDISVLLKSELQPLTPKHLNMKLVTEKPTQTVVIDGEIQNEPLAAAGKGRGWLHEELDKIGVTIENVFLGQVDTHGELTVDLFDDKLQVPAPSARPMLLATLKKCEADLELFSLTTKHEQAKMMYESCSEQLTKVIQSVTTILRS
- the spoVAD gene encoding stage V sporulation protein AD: MLKGHQSWIFPNRPVILSTGTVVGPDEGKGPIADDFDLVHDDLTMGQKTWEKAEKVLLEEAAQRALDNAGLTGGQIQFYLGGDLMNQIISNTFAARTLGMPYLGLFGACSTSMEGLALAAQLVDSGAAKHVMAGTCSHNCTAEKQFRYPTEYGSQKPPTAQYTVTGAGVAVLGTSGDGPVVTSATIGRIVDMGITDPFNMGAAMAPAAVDTIQAHLRDLDREPGYYDLIITGDLAEVGVNIARELFAKHKVPIEQTTYSDCGLLVYDREKQSVQAGGSGCGCSATVTYGHLLKRMKKGELKRILVVATGALLSPLSFQQGESIPCIAHAVSIESGGLYA